A genomic region of Plasmodium vivax chromosome 1, whole genome shotgun sequence contains the following coding sequences:
- a CDS encoding hypothetical protein, conserved (encoded by transcript PVX_087750A), with translation MSAKEDVPYYDNTNLLQKNENFFNYYIHQKIINENEVDDFMAVINTELPITFRVLNNSKYSKFIHENIKKKLEHLCKDNYAITKLNEEDQMYEIYLTRSQIKKDQNYKNLYNYLINLNESGYIFRQELVSMLPVLFLKLKENYFVLDMCAAPGSKTAQIVDYMHLISKRNVKNYLIRKFIQRNSSPLRGSLGEASANLIGDDTAVGGNDGGVSGDDGSVSGDDNCENGSDRGESGNHSSGENSPSAEKTRLHDALDGNQYDDELFRYILNADNHLYGHYKKLISNSNPTGVVVANDANFKRCCMLFHRLKNIHSNCLVVTNNNAINFPYIYVKDEEGNTNEKRYFDSVLCDVPCSGDGTLRKDRNIWLNWNPFNAYNLFQMQVSILKRSIELTKEGGNIVYSTCSLNPIENEAVICEVFSSLENRNCLKLINFGNELIDKLNFKEGLTEWKVMMDDQWFDTYEEYCTYLQNKREGKYKKIYDKIQHGMFTPDEEFMKEINLKYVKRFFPHHYNAGGFFIAVIKKCGKLQWKEEKKKKKKIYTKLKKADKDEYRKKYKYRRHKKKSKKKDKEKNGDIIPSHEVNQNCSEQNGNAEPIDGVVHISDYFSEQVRQNGHAKLSHPDSNLHMMSNNTQRGDQNDVEDNYNVIDIDDVMTSYNVVTSNEVTKKYNLIDNDDLSNKYNMIDSDDMVRSFQPAGGRGGDVISLINRRSEEALRSYMGGEVGEVGGASECKMGSEQGEESGAEKEEEEQGEKSDPQNEAENDLKNEPQHEADEGGGQREERKMTKQQEYVSLEYYEQLRPTHDLLNRVKNYFNLNDNFLSIKNNLYIHLKDDSNFSKLSIDERINVNIKKINLVSKHTKDILECYTKVKLKIISAGITVIQIDKNKKNGVENYYRINYSGCLNFLPFFKEVDTFLLDRTCREEIIKSYFAPVYENEQRVFDFEGYMDQLIGERKSTMSRAAAKVKAKVEGEAEDKAAGEAEDKAAGEAEGEATGKAEDKAAGEAEDKADVKKEGEAKEVKQNEPIADDEAQSDVNTIWVKSDAILDLIKVDKSKINNITKETIRQTAKLTKHSPNILLTLNRNKQILAIPANKGNLFVDISIDKNSIIMLPYILN, from the coding sequence ATGTCGGCCAAGGAAGACGTCCCATACTACGACAACACCAACCTGCtacagaaaaatgaaaacttcTTCAACTATTACATCcatcaaaaaataatcaacgAAAATGAAGTGGACGATTTTATGGCAGTTATAAACACAGAATTACCAATCACCTTTCGCGTTCTGAACAACAGCAAGTACAGCAAATTTATTCacgaaaatattaaaaagaaattggaGCATCTTTGCAAGGACAACTATGCGATTACGAAGCTGAATGAAGAGGACCAGATGTATGAGATATACTTGACGAGGTCCCAAATTAAGAAAgatcaaaattataaaaatttgtacaattatttaataaaccTAAATGAGAGTGGGTACATATTTAGACAGGAGCTGGTAAGCATGCTGCCAGTGTTGTTTCTCAAATTGAAAGAGAATTATTTTGTTCTGGACATGTGCGCGGCTCCTGGCTCGAAGACGGCTCAGATTGTGGATTACATGCACCTCATTAGCAAACGgaatgtgaaaaattatttgattCGGAAGTTCATTCAGCGGAACTCGTCCCCTTTGCGCGGGTCCCTTGGGGAGGCGAGCGCCAATTTAATCGGCGACGATACCGCGGTTGGCGGCAACGAtggcggggttagcggcgacGATGGAAGCGTGAGCGGCGATGATAACTGCGAAAATGGCAGTGATCGCGGCGAAAGTGGCAACCACAGCAGCGGTGAAAATTCCCCCTCTGCGGAGAAAACCCGGCTGCACGACGCGCTGGACGGCAACCAGTACGACGATGAGCTGTTCAGGTACATCCTCAACGCAGACAATCACTTGTACGGGCACTACAAGAAGCTGATTTCGAACAGCAACCCCACGGGAGTGGTCGTCGCGAATGATGCCAACTTCAAGCGGTGCTGCATGCTGTTCCATCGgctgaaaaatatacacagcAATTGTCTAGTGGTAACAAACAACAACGCGATTAACTTTCCCTATATTTATGTCAAAGATGAGGAGGGAAATACAAATGAGAAGAGGTACTTCGACTCCGTTTTGTGTGACGTCCCGTGCAGTGGCGATGGGACTCTGCGAAAGGACAGAAATATCTGGTTAAATTGGAACCCTTTTAATGCCTACAATTTATTTCAAATGCAAGtgagcattttaaaaaggtccATCGAGTTGACCAAGGAAGGTGGGAACATTGTGTACAGCACATGTTCGCTAAACCCGATTGAGAATGAGGCCGTCATTTGCGAAGTTTTCAGTTCCTTAGAAAATAGGAACTGCCTCAAATTAATCAATTTTGGGAACGAACTTattgataaattaaattttaaagaagGGCTAACTGAATGGAAGGTGATGATGGACGATCAGTGGTTTGATACGTATGAAGAGTATTGTActtatttgcaaaataagCGAGAagggaaatataaaaaaatttacgacAAAATACAACATGGGATGTTTACCCCCGATGAGGAATTCATGAAGGAGATTAACTTGAAATACGTGAAGcgattttttcctcatcattACAACGCCGGGGGGTTCTTCATAGcagttattaaaaaatgcggAAAGCTCCAgtggaaggaagaaaaaaaaaaaaaaaaaaaaatttacacgaAATTGAAGAAGGCGGATAAGGACGAGTACAGGAAAAAGTACAAATATAGGAgacataaaaagaaaagcaaaaaaaaggataaggaaaaaaatggagacatTATTCCCTCCCATGAGGTAAATCAAAATTGCAgtgaacaaaatgggaatgcCGAACCAATCGATGGCGTTGTTCACATTTCTGATTATTTttctgaacaggtcaggcaaaaTGGCCACGCGAAATTATCCCACCCAGACAGTAACCTACACATGATGAGCAACAACACACAGAGGGGGGACCAAAACGATGTGGAAGATAACTACAACGTAATCGACATCGACGATGTGATGACTAGCTACAATGTTGTGACGAGCAACGAAGTTACGAAGAAATACAACCTGATTGATAATGACGATCTGAGCAATAAGTACAATATGATAGACAGTGACGACATGGTGAGGAGTTTCCAGCCCGCTGGAGGACGCGGAGGGGATGTAATCAGCCTCATCAATAGGCGGAGTGAGGAGGCGCTGCGCAGTTACATGGGTGGCGAGGTCGGCGAGGTAGGCGGCGCGTCGGagtgcaaaatgggcagcgaACAGGGAGAGGAAAGTGGCgcagaaaaggaggaagaagaacagggggagaaaagcgATCCGCAAAACGAGGCGGAGAATGATCTGAAAAATGAACCGCAACACGAGGCGGACGAGGGAGGGGGCCAGCGGGAGGAACGCAAAATGACCAAGCAACAAGAGTACGTGAGCCTGGAGTACTACGAACAGCTGCGCCCCACGCACGACCTCCTAAACagagtaaaaaattatttcaaccTGAACGACAACTTTCTgtccataaaaaataatttatacattCACCTGAAGGATGACTCGAACTTTTCAAAACTGTCGATCGACGAGAGGATCAACGTGAACATCAAAAAGATAAATCTGGTGAGCAAACACACAAAGGATATTTTAGAGTGCTACacaaaagtaaaattaaaaatcattAGCGCGGGGATCACCGTTATCCAGATAGAcaagaataaaaagaacGGGGTGGAAAACTACTACCGAATAAACTACAGTGGGTGCCTGAATTTCCTGCCCTTCTTTAAAGAGGTTGATACGTTTTTGCTAGACAGGACATGCAGGGAGGAGATTATCAAAAGTTATTTTGCTCCTGTTTATGAGAATGAGCAGAGGGTGTTTGACTTTGAGGGCTACATGGACCAGCTGATCGGCGAGCGGAAGAGCACCATGTCCAGGGCCGCGGCCAAGGTGAAGGCGAAggtggagggggaagcggaagatAAGGCGGCAGGCGAAGCGGAAGATAAGGCAGCAGGCGAAGCGGAAGGGGAGGCGACAGGCAAAGCGGAAGATAAGGCGGCAGGCGAAGCGGAAGATAAGGCAgatgtgaagaaggaaggCGAGGCGAAAGAGGTAAAGCAAAACGAACCCATCGCGGACGACGAAGCGCAGAGTGACGTGAACACCATTTGGGTGAAGAGCGATGCCATCCTGGATCTCATAAAAGTAGATAAGTCAAAAATAAACAACATCACGAAAGAGACCATTAGGCAGACGGCAAAGCTGACGAAACATTCCCCCAACATTCTGCTAACCCTCAATAGGAATAAGCAAATTCTGGCCATCCCCGCAAACAAAGGAAACTTGTTTGTAGACATTAGCATCGATAAGAACTCCATCATCATGCTGCCATACATTTTAAACTAG
- a CDS encoding hypothetical protein, conserved (encoded by transcript PVX_087755A) gives MRDNEDTAEGRRFLFPKQTDWSRINFTFLVFVLGIKTVFCILLFIYNHVLLFFIFFMSTVISLYALVVNTFKALTLYIVILTSILTSIFLSLFNIIHVEYIASVFKEVFLSSVLYSVLPLFILELFVAIIYTCLKRRRRGYIEKRLRELKIIIDGGRNREKGEKLLSLQIDLEKNELNTYDKTYKYYLTNYKNKKYICIEKKTDYSSEEEGEEDRSAHHIGNDYIDYNAISSNCSTLKNQQRGSGRKIFQEEKNAYKKGPPKSDSLSYYHVSEDLSFIHSGIKKYAKRSEKSSAKRKKSGRNDQAEGDTHNAGSFAHSYGSQRHIASPLTKGRKRQWSNDKHSVTDEGCTNLVNNDKEDDAEGTATFSHQSPSQTQLLTQQVERRSSKTKPDSWTETLPNGTPDQGENSKKGSAEFIQNSFSLENYEEVNYIIENFIEKNKEEAPPSGDLALGEVERVEQQNGADETAQEMDELDVESKGMQMDGSPQDGSPQDGSPQDETPLGAFDPTPLPNVENHAEEANVQSDEEKGDHLFSHMTSQVEEELIKIMASQSSDHEGETYAKCTAEEKDSGECADIEEHHDDILAKLEEQQNNQGDELHSTASEMEANQKSQSGAGEVEPNDMPNSVGNPLICVYPNMEEETKQVGGTNQQELLMGEQYDNFKSAEVGAGENSPSEETPVSSPTNKTGEHTGKVTATHDGEACLEEQLQLEGEMKEQRGEQSGKLNQSEQSNQPQEQWDELPIELPSDLPVEPPSGEPSQLHIEQRAALPSPPASSVPHGEEEKHDGDGGNEDSHSENTSEWKKTHEGETQVRNFPCTNFEQTNLLRSANYEVGTKEWIKLEKKDIELLKQSVNIDSIEHIPIDDFYTKNMKERGANLFSYSIHSSNVSEFLKIGVDQKPCASWGAQQEESLTSSEDICKKVNFEKLEINKNGYVTLFEDAVIPLGGLNDEEKATEWMNRQPVGAFHLDSNIMGLPHESSHVEGANQPEEDSHQKCSEQEGLDNGKEKESNEKNPHPLAQLHISNAFSSNFYTTDHGQYSNYEEVIKDNSNIAEAFLNSGMHGEKSEMGRSNISDELPPSSFHNERDNLILNYSSCNDDTQSVPNSSLILVKGEHSTKELESSTNIFHRGIHSNSGNANEPPNCVDDKDTNEKQNDTHNSGSNDLCETTSIFKQRKSFFENLKKDKSLSSYPAKMPLSNERNALRRRSGRSEGEASRMVSGRSEGEVSRMVSGRSEGEASRMVSGRSEGEILNSNSSINQHKKGNPPVEESNVSSSTPDGEDYQENAEPPVEKFAKLKKAKNIKDNFYIINDKLKSSGKEKKDTSVMGMSPDGQLTPSNNLAGRSTFDRPKQIEENEMEDAKMIDQMEGEKIIDQMEDAKMIDQMANPESKQKITQHFVIYDQSDLATPRTKLDEGAPTMGETQNLEKKKKFEGTPPNTVITLNNCSINSTAGVPIKDGQKNIFTSATQLSKDTFIKLGNAETVIQGEKTEGSYHKGSLLGQVKEVPTFGSSEEPCFQHRKKKYTELKKKTTPMGSNPLSDAALGEDTNSKLSAFADMSSDDTKEVLPSERMQSEHLSIEAMNSGAIPHSGGLLPPADKSLLIGSTQMEKLKDDFLNMNSCDSSAMYRDFMDAMNLEGR, from the exons ATGCGGGATAACGAGGATACAGCAGAGGGCAGGCGGTTTTTGTTCCCGAAACAGACAGACTGGAGCCGAATCAATTTTACCTTCCTAGTATTTGTACTGGGAATCAAAACGgtgttttgcattttactatttatatACAACCATGTGTTgctgttttttatattcttcatGTCGACAGTCATTTCGCTATACGCCCTAGTTGTAAACACCTTCAAAGCATTAACCCTCTACATAGTCATTTTAACGTCCATCCTAACGTcgatttttttgtccctatTTAACATCATACATGTGGAGTATATAGCTAGCGTTTTTAAAGAGGTGTTTCTCTCCTCCGTGTTGTATTCAGTGCTACCCTTGTTCATATTAGAATTATTTGTAGCGATTATTTACACATGTctgaagaggagaagaagaggataCATCGAAAAACGTTTAAGGGagttaaaaataatcatcGATGGAGGGAGGAACAGagagaaaggagaaaaactcCTCTCGCTGCAAATCGatttggagaaaaatgaactgAACACATATGACAAGACGTATAAGTACTACCTGacaaattacaaaaataagaaatacATCTGCATTGAGAAGAAGACAGATTATTCCAGtgaagaggagggggaggaggacagAAGTGCCCATCACATCGGAAACGACTACATCGATTATAATGCCATTTCGTCTAACTGCTCTACTTTGAAGAATCAGCAACGTGGCAGTGGTAGAAAAATCTtccaagaggaaaaaaacgcatataAAAAGGGACCCCCCAAAAGTGACTCCCTGTCCTACTACCACGTCAGCGAGGATTTAAGCTTTATCCATTCGGGAATTAAGAAATATGCTAAACGGAGCGAAAAAAGCAgtgcgaaaaggaaaaaatcggGAAGAAATGACCAAGCGGAAGGGGATACCCACAATGCGGGTAGTTTTGCTCATTCGTATGGTAGCCAAAGGCACATTGCAAGCCCTCTCACGAAGGGTAGGAAGCGCCAGTGGAGCAATGACAAGCATAGCGTTACTGATGAGGGATGCACCAACTTGGTGAACAATGACAAAGAAGATGACGCAGAAGGTACAGCCACTTTTTCACATCAGTCCCCCTCTCAAACGCAGCTCCTAACGCAGCAGGTGGAAAGACGTAGTAGTAAAACAAAGCCCGACAGCTGGACGGAGACTCTCCCAAATGGAACACCAGATCAGGGAGAAAACTCCAAAAAGGGTTCCGCAgaatttatacaaaattcATTCTCATTGGAAAATTACGAAGaagtaaattatataattgaaaattttatcgAAAAGAACAAGGAGGAGGCACCCCCAAGTGGAGATCTCGCGCTTGGTGAAGTTGAGCGGGTtgagcagcaaaatggagcagATGAGACGGCGCAGGAGATGGACGAATTAGACGTGGAAAGTAAAGGCATGCAGATGGATGGATCACCACAGGATGGATCGCCACAGGATGGATCGCCACAGGATGAAACCCCCCTGGGAGCGTTCGACCCTACCCCGCTGCCAAATGTAGAGAACCACGCGGAAGAAGCGAATGTACAAAGTGacgaagaaaagggggaccaCCTATTTAGCCACATGACCTCCCAGGTGGAGGAAGAATTGATAAAAATCATGGCAAGCCAGAGCAGCGATCACGAGGGGGAAACTTACGCAAAATGCACAGCTGAGGAGAAGGACTCCGGTGAATGCGCGGACATAGAAGAACATCATGATGACATCTTGGCAAAGCTCGAAGAACAGCAAAATAACCAGGGGGATGAACTTCATTCAACTGCCAGTGAGATGGAAGCGAACCAAAAAAGTCAGTCAGGTGCCGGAGAAGTGGAACCAAATGATATGCCTAACAGCGTGGGGAATCCCCTAATTTGTGTCTACCCCAACATGGAGGAGGAAACAAAACAGGTGGGCGGAACGAATCAGCAGGAACTGTTGATGGGTGAACAGTATgacaattttaaaagtgcCGAAGTGGGTGCGGGGGAAAATTCCCCAAGTGAGGAGACACCCGTAAGTAGCCCCACAAATAAAACGGGTGAGCACACGGGAAAGGTAACCGCTACGCATGATGGAGAGGCCTGCCTGGAAGAGCAGCTCCAGCTGGAGGGAGAAATGAAAGAACAGCGGGGGGAGCAGTCGGGGAAGCTGAATCAGTCGGAACAGTCGAATCAGCCGCAGGAGCAGTGGGACGAGCTTCCCATCGAGTTGCCGTCCGATTTGCCCGTAGAACCTCCATCCGGGGAACCATCCCAATTACACATAGAGCAGCGCGCAGCCCTCCCAAGCCCCCCTGCGTCAAGCGTGCCAcacggtgaagaagaaaagcacGATGGGGATGGAGGCAACGAGGACAGCCATAGTGAAAACACCTcggagtggaaaaaaacacatgaaGGTGAAACGCAGGTGAGAAACTTCCCCTGTACCAATTTTGAGCAAACGAACTTGCTAAGAAGTGCCAATTACGAGGTAGGCACAAAGGAATGGATAaagctagaaaaaaaagatatagaGCTGCTGAAGCAATCTGTTAACATCGACAGCATCGAGCACATACCCATTGATgatttttacacaaaaaatatgaaagagCGTGGTGCCAATCTATTTTCCTACTCCATTCATTCGAGTAACGTGTCAGAATTTCTCAAAATCGGGGTGGACCAAAAGCCATGTGCTAGCTGGGGTGCTCAACAGGAGGAGAGCCTGACCAGCAGTGAGGACATATGCAAAAAGGTAAACTTCGAAAAGTTggaaattaacaaaaatggctATGTCACCCTTTTTGAGGATGCAGTTATCCCTCTAGGGGGCCTTAACGATGAGGAAAAGGCCACCGAATGGATGAACCGCCAACCAGTGGGGGCCTTCCATTTGGACAGCAACATAATGGGTTTACCGCACGAATCCTCTCATGTGGAAGGGGCCAACCAACCGGAGGAGGATTCCCATCAAAAGTGCAGCGAACAGGAGGGGCTCGAtaatggaaaggaaaaagagtcAAATGAGAAAAACCCACATCCACTCGCACAACTGCACATTAGCAACGCCTTCAGCTCTAACTTCTACACAACGGATCACGGACAGTATAGCAATTACGAGGAGGTCATCAAGGACAACTCAAACATTGCAGAGGCCTTTCTCAACAGTGGCATGCATGGGGAGAAGAGCGAAATGGGCAGAAGCAACATCAGCGATGAACTTCCCCCAAGTAGCTTCCACAACGAGAGAGACAACCTCATCCTCAATTACAGCAGTTGCAATGATGACACCCAGAGTGTGCCAAATAGCTCCCTCATTCTCGTCAAAGGGGAGCATAGCACGAAAGAATTAGAGAGCTCCACAAACATCTTCCATCGGGGGATCCACTCGAACAGCGGAAACGCAAACGAACCTCCCAACTGTGTGGACGATAAAGATAcgaatgaaaaacaaaacgacACGCATAACTCTGGCAGTAATGACCTGTGCGAAACGACATCCATATTTAAGCAGCGGAAGTCCTTCTTcgagaatttaaaaaaagacaagTCGTTGAGCAGTTACCCTGCGAAAATGCCGCTCAGCAATGAGAGGAACGCCCtcaggaggaggagcggcagaaGTGAGGGCGAAGCCAGCAGAATGGTGAGCGGTAGAAGTGAGGGAGAAGTTAGCAGAATGGTGAGCGGAAGAAGTGAAGGCGAAGCCAGCAGAATGGTGAGCGGCAGAAGTGAGGGTGAAATCCTCAACTCAAACTCGTCCATAAAtcaacacaaaaaagggaacccccCAGTAGAAGAATCAAATGTGAGCAGCTCCACCCCCGACGGGGAAGACTACCAGGAGAACGCAGAACCCCCTGTAGAAAAATTTGCTAAGTTGAAGAAggcgaaaaatataaaggacAATTTTTACATCATTAATGATAAGTTGAAGAGCAGcggaaaggagaagaaggacacGTCTGTTATGGGCATGTCGCCAGATGGGCAGCTAACGCCGTCAAACAATCTGGCAGGTAGGAGTACCTTCGATCGTCCGAAGCAGAttgaagaaaacgaaatggaagaCGCAAAAATGATTGACCAAATGGAAGGCGAAAAAATCATCGACCAAATGGAAGACGCAAAAATGATCGACCAAATGGCCAACCCCGAGAGTAAGCAAAAAATCACGCAACATTTTGTCATTTACGATCAAAGCGATTTGGCAACGCCCAGGACAAAACTGGATGAAGGAGCTCCAACCATGGGGGAAACACAaaacttggaaaaaaaaaaaaaattcgaaggAACCCCACCCAACACGGTAATCACCCTGAACAACTGCTCTATTAATTCGACTGCGGGCGTACCTATAAAAGACggccaaaaaaatatcttcacTTCGGCTACCCAACTGAGTAAAGATACTTTCATAAAATTGGGAAATGCAGAAACGGTTATTCAAGGTGAAAAAACTGAAGGCAGTTATCACAAGGGATCTCTCCTTGGCCAAGTTAAGGAGGTTCCCACGTTTGGCAGCAGTGAAGAACCCTGCTTCCagcacaggaaaaaaaaatacacagaattaaaaaagaaaaccactCCTATGGGGAGCAATCCTCTGAGTGATGCCGCCCTCGGGGAAGATACAAATTCGAAGCTGAGTGCATTCGCCGATATGAGCTCGGACGATACGAAGGAAGTCTTGCCAAGTGAACGCATGCAAAGTGAGCACCTCTCCATCGAGGCGATGAACTCGGGAGCGATCCCCCACTCCGGCGGTCTGCTTCCCCCTGCCGATAAATCACTTCTCATCGGATCTACACAGATGGAAAAACTTAAGGACGATTTTTTGAATATGAATTCCTGCGACAGCAGCGCCATGTATAGGGACTTCATGGACGCGATGAATTTGGAGGGGCGG TAG
- a CDS encoding WD domain, G-beta repeat domain containing protein (encoded by transcript PVX_087760A), whose protein sequence is MELEHFDIGINRVEQREEKVYYVILIQYKDLKYEVSRRYSEFEELHWELLHMGFSTLPNLPKKKLMAYKNAEYISYRKKVLNSYVHNLFIRADVRCCALFLNFILFYDKINLSVEVVKTKLLNSIGSQKFSMSDLYINEKYNFIICVYEDKSNLSKLGKLWSIIEPDIVGEIKVFTYNNDLTSTFCETYKEQTVYKARNIVCAELQNEVIISGDDGKIHIYKIDTQLLTLIYVKNIPCHNDTILKMMSFHPDLFCTCGYDNAFRLLRLGDYKILSGGRCNKRLDKDKITTCHLLNYSNIVLGTDCAVFFIYNMMSNPPLYLDTKKLKNGEKINCFANTDKYLFIGYDNIIACYNYHYNSEAKNARGLTPGENFTECVAYQDPPGGSTQTDGQTNEKQPLITKLIVDNNMSAQYVPPLLYDNTVLSLSVNKEKKVLYAGYEDAIVIWSITSGLIVSAFHGHTNGVHFLKFLSSSGFLLSGGDGGNLKIWKNDIDNFQIWKPKRRTYKANEPVGIPHQAVYAESSAHKNSQHNNFTFNESEDGDDPDSRSNAQSESLSIDNLLGETNKKYDYQVYDTSNYKKDLINYNASTNINSVDSSRSNLFYDKSVSNAPQEFPSDASNLDVCILTSREDKGRSGSYDCNVDVNFSKGDNSFHAPLYGQDFQQNYAQYGVANEEVKFHQGGKNEERYQHDQYNLRGHSGYGGSPIAHGYEAGQEKGGSHAEAHHDDGHHSGAHHGGILHSGAHQMDAYGANYNSATALQAQHSPDGGAPNSMDMKHIEGDQFSNLKRDIVYVSDDDDDLISAFR, encoded by the coding sequence ATGGAACTGGAACACTTTGACATCGGCATAAACCGAGTGGAGCAGAGGGAGGAAAAGGTCTACTACGTCATCCTCATTCAGTACAAAGACCTCAAATACGAAGTCAGCAGGAGGTACAGCGAATTTGAAGAGCTCCACTGGGAGTTACTGCACATGGGTTTTTCAACCCTGCCAAACTTAcccaagaaaaaattaatggcCTACAAAAACGCAGAATATATCAGTTACAGAAAGAAGGTACTCAACTCGTATGTGCACAATTTATTCATCCGAGCGGACGTGAGATGTTGTGCATTGTTTCTGaacttcattttattttacgacaaaattaatttatccGTTGAGGTGGTAAAAACGAAGCTGCTAAACAGCATAGGGTCGCAGAAATTTTCGATGAGCGATTTGTACATTAACGAAAAATACAATTTCATCATTTGTGTGTATGAAGATAAGAGCAATTTGAGCAAACTGGGGAAGTTGTGGTCCATCATTGAGCCAGACATAGTTGGGGAGATAAAGGTTTTCACGTATAATAACGACTTGACCTCTACATTCTGCGAAACGTATAAAGAGCAAACTGTGTATAAGGCTCGAAACATCGTCTGCGCggaattgcaaaatgaagtgaTTATTTCAGGAGATGATGGGAAAATTcacatttacaaaattgacaCCCAATTGTTAACCCTAATTTATGTGAAGAATATCCCCTGCCATAATGacaccattttaaaaatgatgagcTTCCATCCTGACCTATTTTGCACCTGTGGGTATGATAACGCCTTCAGATTGTTACGTCTAGGTGATTATAAAATTCTGAGCGGGGGACGGTGCAATAAACGTTTGGATAAGGACAAAATTACCACATGTCACCTGCTCAACTATAGCAATATCGTCCTTGGGACCGACTGTGCGGTTTTCTTCATTTACAATATGATGAGCAATCCCCCCCTCTACCTAGACACCAAGAAactcaaaaatggggaaaaaattaactgcTTCGCTAATACGGATAAGTACCTATTTATAGGCTACGATAACATCATTGCGTGTTACAATTACCATTACAACAGTGAGGCGAAAAATGCGAGGGGGCTAACTCCAGGTGAGAACTTCACCGAATGTGTGGCTTACCAGGACCCGCCTGGAGGTAGTACCCAAACCGATGGGCAAACGAATGAAAAGCAGCCGCTCATCACCAAACTGATAGTTGACAACAACATGTCGGCGCAGTACGTCCCCCCGTTGCTCTACGACAATACGGTCCTATCCCTAAGCGTTaacaaagagaaaaaggTCCTCTACGCAGGGTACGAAGATGCAATTGTTATATGGTCTATAACTAGCGGCCTGATCGTTTCGGCCTTCCATGGACATACAAACGGGgtgcactttttaaaatttttgagcAGCTCAGGTTTTTTGCTCTCAGGGGGAGATGggggaaatttaaaaatatggaaaaatgaCATAGATAATTTCCAAATATGGAAGCCGAAAAGGAGGACTTACAAAGCCAACGAACCGGTAGGAATTCCCCACCAAGCAGTGTACGCCGAATCTTCCGCCCACAAAAATAGTCAGCATAACAATTTCACCTTTAACGAGAGCGAAGATGGTGATGACCCTGATAGTAGAAGCAACGCGCAGAGCGAGTCCCTATCCATTGACAACCTGTTGGGAGAAACGAACAAGAAATATGACTACCAAGTGTATGACACGTCTAACTACAAGAAGGACCTAATCAACTACAACGCGTCGACAAACATAAACAGTGTTGACTCCTCCAGGAGTAACCTCTTTTACGATAAAAGTGTGAGCAATGCGCCGCAGGAGTTTCCGTCCGATGCGAGCAACTTGGATGTGTGTATACTCACAAGCAGGGAAGATAAGGGCAGAAGCGGTAGCTACGACTGTAACGTTGATGTAAATTTTAGCAAAGGGGATAACTCCTTTCATGCACCGCTCTATGGCCAGGACTTTCAACAGAATTATGCGCAGTACGGCGTAGCAAACGAGGAGGTAAAGTtccaccagggggggaaaaatgaggagCGTTACCAGCATGATCAGTACAACCTGCGCGGTCATAGCGGTTATGGAGGGTCTCCAATTGCACATGGTTACGAAGCCGGCCAAGAGAAGGGGGGTTCCCACGCAGAGGCACACCACGATGATGGCCACCACAGCGGTGCTCACCATGGAGGTATTCTCCACAGTGGCGCCCACCAGATGGACGCGTATGGAGCGAATTACAACAGCGCCACGGCCCTTCAAGCGCAGCACAGCCCCGACGGGGGCGCCCCTAATTCGATGGATATGAAGCACATTGAGGGGGACCAGTTCAGCAACTTAAAGAGGGACATCGTTTACGTCAGtgacgacgacgacgatTTGATTTCAGCCTTTAggtaa